The following DNA comes from Flavisolibacter ginsenosidimutans.
ACGCTAAAGGTCATCATGTTTTTTTGCGAATCGCCGAGCCGCTTTACGCTGATGTTTTTTTGCATCATCTCCTGGTCGAGGCCGGTCATGCCAATGGTGATGAACATGCCGCCCAAAATGCTCTTTAAAAAGAATCCCGATGAAGCAACATCGGTATTAAAAATTTTGGTGAGTCCGCTTTGTCCCAACGCCTGCAACGTAGAACCAACAGAGTGGCTCATGTTGTTCATGATGTAAACAATGCAAACCACAAGGCCCAACAACATGAACGTCGTTTGCAAGGTATCGGTGTAAACAATGGTCTTTACGCCGCCTTCAAAGGTGTAAAGCAAAATCATGAGCAAGATGATGAAGGTGGCCACACCGAAGGAAATGCCAAGGTCTTTCAAAATAAAAATCTGCAACACGTTAATCACTAAATAAAGCCTTGCCGTTGCGCCCAGCGTTCTTGAAATGATAAAAAACAACGCACCGGTTTTGTACGACACCATTCCAAAGCGGTGCTGCAAATAATTATAAATTGAAGTAAGGTTCAGCCGGTAATAAAGCGGCAGCAAAACAAAAGCAATGACAACGTAGCCAATCAAGTAACCAATGACCACCTGAAAGTAAGAGAAGGCCGCCGAACCCACCGTTCCCGGCACACTCACAAACGTAACGCCGCTGAGCGATGTGCCAATCATGCCAAAGGCCACCAGCATCCAGTTGGAATTCTTGTTGCCGATGAAAAACGAATCGTTGTTGGAGTTGCGCGACGTGAAGTACGCCACCACCAGCAGTATTACAAAATAACCGATGACAAAGAGAAGCAACACCGAAGAACTCATGCGTTATGTTTTTGTAACGAACGGCCAACAGCGGCCGATTGTTTTGACGAAAGAAAAATTTGTCTTCCTTTTGCGGCACAAAATACTTCAATGGGTACGATTGGCAAACTGGCTATTTTTTGCGGCAGTAAAAGCGGTAATAATCCCTTGTTCGAGCAGCACGCCGTTGCGTTGGCAGATTTGCTGGCGCAGAAAAAGATTGAGTTGATTTACGGCGGCGGCAACAAAGGTTTGATGGGCATTGTAGCCAACACGGTGATGAAGGCGGGTGGAATTGTGCGCGGCGTGATACCGCAAGTGCTGAAAGATTGGGAGCACCAGCACGAAGGCATCAGCGAATTGTTTGTGGTGGAAGACATGCACGTGCGCAAACGAAAACTTTACGAACTGTGCGATGGCGCAGTGATTTTGCCCGGCGGCTTTGGAACGTTGGACGAGCTGTTTGAAATTCTTACCTGGAACCAGCTTTCCATCCACGACAAAAGAATTTTTATCCTGAACAGCGGCGGGTTTTACGATCACCTCATTACTCACATGCAAGTGATAGCAAACGAAGAATTTCTTTACGGGAATTTGAACGACAAGCTAACGATTATACAGGAGCCGGGGGAACTGACTGCCCATTTACAATAGGGAAGGCAGATATTTTATGCCTGGCTTACGGATTGCACAATCAAAAATTCCGGTTCAACGGAAAGGTATTGCATTTGCGAAGCATGCTTTTGCATCAGTTCACGTTTTAATGAACCCACATAACCCGGCTCGGTTATTTTTTCGGTATTCAGGCGTATTGTATCAATCATGTCGAAGCCGACGTACATTACCAATTCCATAGGATAAACAGAAGGATGATGCAAAAAAACAACATTCGCCTCTTGGATAAAAGCAAGCTCAGGAGAATTTCGGTTGGCTAAGTATTATTCATTATCCGGCTGCAATGAAAGTATTGAGTGCGTTGAAGATTGGTCGTAAAAGCCGTTTACCTGCGTATAAATTTTTGAATCAGGCTGCGGGGGTACGAAGATTGTAGCGATAACAAAAACAATTCTCATGAATAACAATAATCATCCGTCAAATAAAGGCGGGTCCGAAAGAACCGTTCAGCCAAAAACAAACACGCCGGAAAATCAACCTGCGGCAGAGCAATCGCCTAATGAAGAAAAAATTATCGGAATTGGCATGCCCGAAAACAAGGAAGAAATGGAAAAGCGAAAAGAAGACGCAAAAAAGATTGATCGCTAAGCTCGTCGCGTTTGTTAGAAAGAATTTTAAAACGGCTGCCCTGAACCCAATCCAAAGCAGCCGTTTGCCGCGTCAGTATTTTGTTGAAACAACAAAAGTTCCCCAAAAACCGCTGCTTTCGGCGTACTCGCCCACGGCCCATATTTTCGATGCGTCCGCCCCATCGCGGCCAATACCAAAATAATCACCCCAGCGTCCCGACGTGTGCGCACTTTCGCCAATCTTCAGCAGAGCACTTCCTTCCAAATCATTCAAAGGCGCCGTTACTCTTCTACCGGTAATGCGCAAGTGCGCAAACTCGGCGGCTGAGGAACGGCCAAATACTACAAAAGCGTTGCGGTTAATGTCGGTTTGAATAGCGGGATAAAAATAATAAGCACCCGACTGGCCAAAACCGTTTTGCTGGATCACACGTTTTGTCGGCACGTCTATCTCATACCACTGCACGGCGCTGCGGGCTTCGCTATCTCCCGACCAGGAAATTTTTGACGTGTGCGCCGCCCATATTCGCAACACACCGCCGGCGTTTTGATAGATGGCACTCAGTATCCGCGAATCATTTGTATTGATAGTGGTAGCACTTCCTTTTTGTTTTGCCTGCGGCGGCAAATCATAGCTTCGGCAAGGCACGCTTACTTTTGAAAGAGTAGGAGCGCCGCCGTCGCGCCAATAACGCAGCGGATCACTTAACGTCCATACGGTAAGGTTGCCGGCACTGGGCCAGATAGCGTTGACAAAATACGCATCGCCGGCGCCGATGCCGCGGTAATGAACGCAAGGCTGCACGGTAAAGGCAACCGATCCATTCGGATTTTTCAGGTTCCAGAAATCATACCAGCGCACCGGTGCACCAGCATACAATTCGCTTTTGTTCAGGATGCGAATTTTGGCGTATTGAAAACCACCGCCAACTTTAAATTGATTGCCCGAGATGTAAACCGCGTTCGGGTCCATGCCCAGCATGGGATAATCCTGCCAATTGGAAGTCGGGTTGCTGCCGTCAACGGCACTGTCTAATGCATACAGCCACCAGGCACCCATCGGGTCAGCGGTTTTGGTAACGGCCACGCAACACCACGAGCGGGCCGGTGAAGTTTGCGTAGCGGCAAAAATCATTAAGTAGCGTCCGTTGTAATGGTCCCAAAGAATGCGAGGGTCAAAGACTTTGACCGAGGCACCTGCGGGCAGTACTGGCGAGAAGAACGAACTGGCAACGGTGCGCCGCAACATGCTGCCTGTTTTGCTGTAAATCCTGAATTCGGCGTTAACGGCAACAATAACGTGCGAAGGCCCGGCGGCGCAAACGCAATCCGGTGGCACCCATCCGGTAGCGGGGATAGCTTCGAAGCCGGAGGTTACTGGTGGCGCTAAAGGTGCAGGGCCGGCCGCTGTAGCGGTGCCGTCTTCAGCCATTTCAAAGCCCTCGCCGGCAATTTCTTCATCGGCATCACCACTTGCGGTATCGGCTACCTTCAAAGCTGTTTTGGTATCGTTATCGGAACGTTCGGCGGCCTTTTGCAGTCTTCTGAATTCTTCAATGTCAACGGGGTACTTGTTCGTTTTCCACGAGGGCTTTTTCACATCGGAATTAATGAGGGTGCTGAGCATCTCCGGCGTAACAGTTGCCGGGTCATAAGTAGCAGCTTGCAATACGCGGGTAGAACCGGAGCCTCCGGAATAAGCCTGGTCGTGAACATCCGCAGCAGGTTTTGTTTCTTTTTTTCTTTTTGCCATAAATTTTTTTTTAAAGAGGTTAACGATGGATGACAAGCAGTGAAAGAAAGATGCGTACAATGCCTAAACTCAAAGGTGATTTATCGCTGTCTTTTGAGGCTTTCGTGTGCGAACAGCATTTACACGTCCGGTTAAAATTTTTCGGCTAATTAAACAACGCAGACGCGGGATAAAACCGTTTGAATAAAGGCTACGAAGGGTTCTTTCGGGGAGAAAGCAACACGTTGAAAAGGTAACTTATGAAGCCCCACGTAACGAGGAAGGCAAGGCATTCGAGAACGAAACTTCCGAATTTGTAAGCGGTTTCCGCCAGAATTAAAGAAAGAAGGAAGGAAGGTGTTTCGGTGGCCAGTAGTTTTTTCAGGCCGATGGTTTTGATAAGTGAAAACATACAAGTTGATTTTAAGGATTGACAATGGTTATTGCATCCTCATGAATACGTGTATGAAATCAGTAGAGTAAGATTGAAGAGCGGTTTGTTTCTCCGTCAGTTAATACCGAAGCTCAACGTCAACTACGAAGTAAGGAAAACTATTTTATAAATGCAAAGAATGAGAAAACTTTTCGAACAATCGTGCATGCATATTTAAGACAGAACGCTAACGGTAACGTTATTGCTTACCCGGCATAGGCACTGCGGATCACTTCCTCTTGCACAGGTAAAATACAACCGCAAAAAGCAACGGCGTGAAAACAAAAACATTCACAAGCAAAGGCAAGCGGTAAACGGCATAACTGCACACAACCGAAACGGCAAAAGCCAGCACAAAACTTCCTGCATGAATCCTTAAATGAAAATGCTTTTGCAACCAAACGAGCGAAAGAAAAAACACGGCTGCTTTGCAAAGACAAAAACTCAGCGCGGCGCCGTACAAACCCAGTTGCGGAACCAACAAAAAGTTGAACAACGAAATCAATACAAAACCCGAAAAAAACAGCACGAGGGAAAGATGCGTTTTTTGTGAACGATAAATGCCCAGCACCGTGAAATAATAAAACAGATCAAACACCCACCCCAAAAAAAAGAAAGGCAAGAACGCAGCGGCGTCTTGGTAAGATGCATCCGCAAAAAAAGTGATGAGCAAATTCTTAAACAACAAAAGAAAAGGCACAGCTAAAAAAGCGATGGTGGAAACAACACGGAATAAATTGGATAGTTCTTCTTCCGCACTTTCCTCGTTTAGCTTAGCTAAAGAAAAAGGCGTAAACGCAAGCACAAAAGCAGACGTACCAAAATTGACCAGTGAACCCAATTTGGCCGCCAGCACGTACGAAGCCAGTTTATCTCCGTACCCGAAATGAAGCAAAAAGAGCCGGTCAACAGAAGGCAACAATTGCGAAAAAAAAGCCGTAAGCGCAAACGGAAGCCCCAGGCGCAACAAGGTTTTGAGCAGTGTAGTGTTCACCGGCAAAACGGACGCAGTGAGTTGTTTCGCAACCAGCATTATTCCAACCAAGGCCGCAAGGCTTGTGCTTCCAATTATGCAATAAAATAACGCAGTAAGCCCGCCGTGAAAAAAAACAAGCGACAACCAAACGCTTGCAATGCTTACAATGCTTTGCAGGAGACAAAGCGTTGCGTATGCTGCTTTTCTTTTTTGCCAAAGCAAAAGGTTCAACGCATAATTGAGTGCAAGATGGCCTGGTAAAACAGCCAAGGCGAAATGCCACCACGAAGCAATAGCCACGTCGTTGGAAAACAACAAGCCGCCCCAGGTTTGTGAAAAAGGAAGAAGCAACGTAGCAAATACAAGTAAGCTGCCCACTTGAAGAAGAAAGGCATAGGTTGTTACTTGCCGTTTGTTAAACGAAGTTTTTTTCTCGTCAAAATAAAGTACCGAAGCCGCTGCATCTTGTCCCAGCACCACCAGCCACAAAAACACAACAACATAAGCAAAGGATACGTCGTAAATCTTCAAGGCTTCTTTTCCAAGATGACGCGTTACCAACGGAATGATGAAAAAAGGCGCAGCTTTCTGCACCGCATTCATCGCTCCGTAAAGCACCGAATCTTTAAAAAGATTTTTGACCATGCAGGGCTTTTTGCTTTGCTTCTATTAATTGCCCAATCTTCTGCAGTGGTTCCTGCACGCAATATTTTTCAAACCATGCACGCCCCTTGCATCCCATTTCTGCGGCAGCTTCTTTGTTTTGTGCAACGCTTTCCAATGCACGACAAATGCAGTCGGGTGAAGAGGCCTGAAACATTGGATAAAGCTCCGGGTATGCATCAGCAAGGTAGGCATCGTTGCGGTTGTGAATAAACGGCTTCGCCATGGCAAGCGTTTCCAATGCTACGCAGTAGGTGTTCCAGGCATAATAAAGTTCTCCCACTACTACATCGCTTGCTTTAATAAATAACATCAAATCTTTTCGAAGACTTTTGGGAAACCAGCGTACGTGTTCCTGCAATTTCAGTTCAGCAATTAATTTTTTTGTGCTTTCCACATCGTCGCCGTATTCAAACAAAAGCAGCTTCGTTTTTCGCAAAGAGTTATTGCTTAAGAATTGCGCATATCCCCTAATGAGACGATCGTTGCCTTTCATGTTCCAGGGGTCGCGCCGGTTCTTCCAAATCTGCCGAATGTGTTGCAGCACCAAAAGTTCATTTTGATTTCGCAATTCTTGCAACTCCGTAAAATGCGGATTCTTTTGCTCCTGTTGCAAAAGGCATTCGTCGTACTCCTTGCTGTAAAACAACGGCGGTGGATTTGTGATTCTGTTTCCCCTATACTTCAGCCGTTCAAAAACTTTATCGAATTCAGGATTTGTTTTGTCAAACAAGATATGCGGACTTTGACGAATGCCGCGCAGTTGATGCCAGGCCATAGTCCAATAAGAAAGCTGTCGCACAGGATGTACAAAGTGACTAAAAGGATAACGGTATAAATCTTCACCGTAAGGCACAAAGAGATCAATCACTCGGCCGGCTGCGTGCACAAAAGCCGGCGCTGCACCGTTGCCAATTAGAAAGTCATACGCCGCAAGATCCGCAGCGGCTTTTGTTCGCTTTTTTAGAAAGTGTGCAGGGTCTCCCCAATCTACTTGTTTAACGACCAGGCGATACTGACCTTCAAACGTATCGGCATGCGGACGAAAGTGCAAGGGCTCGTTGTCAAATATCAGGAGTTCGCAATCGTATCCTTCATCGGCCAGATAACGTGCCATCGAAAAATACATATTGTTCATGTTGCCCAGGATGCCGATTTTCATCGCGGTAAGGTTCATGTGTTGTTCGTAAATGCAACGATCAATTTCACTTCAAACGAATAGTTATGCGCCTTCGGTTTTTGATGTGTATTTAACGTAAAAGCTATACGTAACGAGCCCGGCTTTCATCAACAAATAAAACAAAGGCCTGAGTGTTTCAAAGCGCATCTTGTAGGTCTTGAAATTTTTGTAGGTTTTCGTTTCGCCCTGCATTACGGCTGTGTACTCCTGCATCGAAACTCCGATTCGTTTTAAAAAAAAGTCGCGCAATTCTTCTGTGCCCGTTACCGGTTGATTGTAAACGGCCAACGCTTCTTCCCGCGGCATTAAACCGTTGCGGGCGGCTGCAGCCAAACTCCAGTTGCGGTTATCGAAACCAAATTTTTGCGGCCGGTAAACCGCATACGTAAAAGCAGACAAGCGGTTTTCTAAATGGTGCCCGCCATAATACTCCCAGTCAAAGCTCTGTTGCAAAAAACATCTCGCTTCTTCTTTGGAATAATCAATGTACCAAAGCGGTCGAACTTTTTTTATTCGTTTTATAACCGTCCATTTTAAAAATGAAGCAAAGCTTAGGTTCGGAAAAGTTTTTAATTGTTTGCCGCTGCCAAATTTTTTGTGTACGTCTTTGATGTACTTGCCGTCGAAATAATTGTTGCCCATAGGCGATATGCCTTCGGTAATAAAAGAATGGCCTTCTAAGATGTAACGCACCTTTTGTTTAGCAGCACTGCGGTAAAGCACTTCGGCAAAAGCAATATCGGTAGGGCAATCCAGTTCGGGCACACCCGAAAAAAAGAAGGCCCGCGTGAGATCTTCCATTTCTTTGTTGTCAACCACGTAGGTTTCCAAATCTACGTTGAGTGCTGTTGTAACCTTGTGTATGTTCAGCGAAGCAATAGCTGAATTCCAGGTGTTGTCAAAATGAACGGCTAACGGGCGAAGCCCCCATTCCACGGCTTTGGCAAGCAAGAAAGAAGAATCGGTGCCGCCGCTTACTCCCACTACGCAATCGTATCGTTTGCCGCGTCCGTCTTTTTTTATTTGCGCAAGAATTTGTTGAAGTGAAAGAAGTCCCTTTTCCGAGCCTGTTCCGTATTGCTCTTTAATGGCGTCGGAAAGTTTGCAGTAATTGCAAACACCTTTTTCGTCGAAGGCTATCCGCGGCACGCTGTCGTTGTAAATACACCGACTGCAAATCTGTTGACTGCGGGTCATGCCGTCAAACTGTTTGATAGTACCGGGGGCGTACTTGTCTTTGTCAATTGCATTGCCCATTGCAAGGTGGCTTTTAAACCTTCTTCGATAGAAAAGACCGGCCGGTACTGGAATTGCTCCATTGCTTTTGCAACGCAAATGCAGCGGTTTCGAATGTTGTCGATGTCGCGGTTCTCTACGTGCTGAATGACCGAGCGGCTGCCGGCAAGTTTGATAACCGCTTGCGCCACTTCCAGTACGCTTGTTTGTACACCCGTACCGATGTTGTAATCTTCACCAATCGCTTTGGGATGAAAGGCGGCCGCTATGGTCGCGTTCACGGCATCGTTAATGTAGGTGTAATCTCTTGTTTGCAAACCGTCGCCGTGAACCTTGAGCGGTTCACCGGCCAAGGCAGCGGCCATAAATTTTCCGATGACGCCGCAATAAGGATTGGAAGGCGTTTGGTAATCGCCATAAATGTTTGAATAACGAAGAACCGTAACGGGCAAATTAAAAACGGCGTAAAAGGTTTTTGCATAAACCTCTGCCGAGTACTTACTTGCAGAGTAAAAGTTCAGAAAGCTTTTGGGATCGTCTTCCTGTACAGGCAGGATTTGCGGGTTGCCGTACACGGAAGACGTGGATGAATAAACCACACGCTTAACATTGTGTTCGAGACAGGCTTCAAATATGTTGTAGGAACCAATCACGTTTACGTTAAGGTCTCCGCATGGATCGTAGTTTGAAATAATGATGTTGCGGGAAGCCAGATGAAAAACAAAGTCCTTGCCTTTCACGCAATCGTTTACCAGGGATTTGTTTTCTACCGAACCGTGAATGAATTGATATTTGACACCGGCCAGGTTTCGTTCGTCGCCGGTAAAAAGGTCGTCCAACACGGTAACGGTAGCACCGTGTTTTTGCACTAGCGTACGGACAAGGTTAGAGCCGACAAAGCCCGCCCCGCCGGTAACGAGAACCTTCTTGTTTCGCAGGTTTACCATTACAGGAAGATAAGTAGTTTCGGTCTAATTGAAACTGCCCGGTTATCTCATTTTATAGTAGAAAATTCATTTCTTATCTCCGAATGCCTTCACCGAACAACCGACATAAGCGTTTAGCAATCAATTCTCCAATACCCAGCCTTGTTATCAACGCGGTTTTCATTTATCATTTTAAAGCGCCTGTCTTAATTTCCGAACAGCGCTTTTGTCTTTTTCTTTTGCGAATTGCAGAACAACAAATCTTACTCAGATAATCAACGAAAAGCTGTCAAAAATTTATAGGTTGAATGATAACTTCACCGCCGCAATCAATGAATATGGAAACCTTCGATCTTGAGCAGTTGTTTAGTCAGGCCCCTGTCGCTATCTGTATTGTTAGCGGCCCCAATTACAAGGTGGAACTGGTGAACGAACGAATGCTGGAGTTTTTGGGACGCACAAAAGAGATTATCGGGAAACCTTTGGGCAATAGCCTCACAGAGATAAAACAACAAGGCCTCTTAAACATCCTGGAACGGGTACAGCAAACCGGTCAATCCGTTTACCTTTCTAATTTTTCTGCCGTCATTATTATCAACGGCAAACGCGAGCCCCGCTATTTTGATTTGGTCTTTAAGCCATACTTTTTGCTTCCTACAGATAAAACGCCAAATGCCATTTTTTGCGTTGCCCACAACGTTACAGAGCAGGTGCTCGGGCTGCAAAGCCTGGAAGAAGAAAAACAAAGAACAGCCCTTGCGCTTGAAGTAGGTGAACTGGGCATCATCACCACCGACTGGAACGCCAACGTTGTGCGAGCCGACAAACGCACGGCCGAAATTTTTGAACTTGAAGACGGTTACACGGTAGATGGCTACATAAACCGCATTCACCCCGACGACCGGAAGCTGAGAGACAAGGCAGTCCTGAAAGGACAAGCCGATGGCAGTTTTGAGTTTGAGGCCCGTCTTCTGGTAGAAAGCGGCATACGGTGGGTACGCTGTAAAGGCATGATTCAAAAAAACGCAGACGGCCAAACAAAAGGCAGCTTTGCAGTGGTACAGGACATAACAGCCCAAAAAGAATTCACCTTAGCGCTGCACAACCGTGTAGAAGAACGAACGGCGGAATTGGAAGCGGCGACGACCTTGCTGCTACAGTCAAACCGTGAACTTTCCGAAGCAAACCAGCGATTGGAAGAATTTACACGAGCTGCGTCGCACGATTTAAAAGAGCCTGTGCGTAAAATGCAGATTTTCTCAAGCCGGCTTGGCGAGATTTTGCAGAACCGCCTTACGGGCGAGGAAAATCTTATGCTGCAACGATTGCAGCGAGCGGCCGAACGCATGTCCTTATTGGTAGATGACTTGCTGGCTTATTCGCAATTGGGCCAGGCGTCAATGAAAAAAGAAACCATTGATCTAAACCAGAAAATCAGAAGCATCCTGGAAGACCTTGAAGTGCTGATTAAAGAAAAATCCGCGATCATCGAAACGGAAAATCTGCCCACCCTTGAGGGATACCGCATACAACTTCAGCAACTTTTTCAAAACCTGCTTACCAATGCGTTAAAGTACACGAAGCCCGGCGTGCCTGCAAGGGTGAAAATCAATTCGCGAATGTTGACGGGAAATGAAGTTGCCATTCCGTTGCCGGCAGCGTCTCAACAAAAGCTTTTTCACTTAATCGAAGTTTCCGACAACGGCATCGGCTTTCACCAGCAGGAAGCCGAAAGAATTTTTCACGCCTTTACGCGGCTGCACGGCAACAAAGAATATACAGGCGCTGGCATCGGTTTGTCAATCGCAAAAAAAGTTATGGACATTCACGGCGGTTATATTTATGCCAAAGGCGAACCGGGCATAGGCGCCCGTTTTTGCCTGTTGTTTCCTATGGATAACGGAAAGTAAAGAAAGTCTTGCCTTACTCTTTCGATCTTGTCAATTTGAAATAGCAAAAAAACCCGTTTACTTTCCGATACAGAATTTGCTGAATACATAGTCCAGCAAGTCATCGTTGCTGACTTCACCGGTGATTGTACCCAAATAATGAAGA
Coding sequences within:
- a CDS encoding LOG family protein; translation: MGTIGKLAIFCGSKSGNNPLFEQHAVALADLLAQKKIELIYGGGNKGLMGIVANTVMKAGGIVRGVIPQVLKDWEHQHEGISELFVVEDMHVRKRKLYELCDGAVILPGGFGTLDELFEILTWNQLSIHDKRIFILNSGGFYDHLITHMQVIANEEFLYGNLNDKLTIIQEPGELTAHLQ
- a CDS encoding N-acetyl sugar amidotransferase; its protein translation is MGNAIDKDKYAPGTIKQFDGMTRSQQICSRCIYNDSVPRIAFDEKGVCNYCKLSDAIKEQYGTGSEKGLLSLQQILAQIKKDGRGKRYDCVVGVSGGTDSSFLLAKAVEWGLRPLAVHFDNTWNSAIASLNIHKVTTALNVDLETYVVDNKEMEDLTRAFFFSGVPELDCPTDIAFAEVLYRSAAKQKVRYILEGHSFITEGISPMGNNYFDGKYIKDVHKKFGSGKQLKTFPNLSFASFLKWTVIKRIKKVRPLWYIDYSKEEARCFLQQSFDWEYYGGHHLENRLSAFTYAVYRPQKFGFDNRNWSLAAAARNGLMPREEALAVYNQPVTGTEELRDFFLKRIGVSMQEYTAVMQGETKTYKNFKTYKMRFETLRPLFYLLMKAGLVTYSFYVKYTSKTEGA
- a CDS encoding sodium:solute symporter; this encodes MSSSVLLLFVIGYFVILLVVAYFTSRNSNNDSFFIGNKNSNWMLVAFGMIGTSLSGVTFVSVPGTVGSAAFSYFQVVIGYLIGYVVIAFVLLPLYYRLNLTSIYNYLQHRFGMVSYKTGALFFIISRTLGATARLYLVINVLQIFILKDLGISFGVATFIILLMILLYTFEGGVKTIVYTDTLQTTFMLLGLVVCIVYIMNNMSHSVGSTLQALGQSGLTKIFNTDVASSGFFLKSILGGMFITIGMTGLDQEMMQKNISVKRLGDSQKNMMTFSVIMVLVNFLFLLLGGVLFLYAKTNGVMVSGDDLFPTVALKGVMPAAISIIFIIALISALFPSADGALTALTSSFCIDMLGIKRRENLSEAQRKRIRLTVHMTFAIIFFLIVMGFKAMNSKSVIDIILKVAGFTYGPLLGLFAFGIFTKRTINDKAALYVCLLAPLLMLGLDFVNNIEWWQKQIKLDASWVDGVKSLSASLFGKFKIGTELLLYNGIVTYLGLLLISKPGDRNARLTAERSERPAVEME
- a CDS encoding polysaccharide biosynthesis C-terminal domain-containing protein; translated protein: MVKNLFKDSVLYGAMNAVQKAAPFFIIPLVTRHLGKEALKIYDVSFAYVVVFLWLVVLGQDAAASVLYFDEKKTSFNKRQVTTYAFLLQVGSLLVFATLLLPFSQTWGGLLFSNDVAIASWWHFALAVLPGHLALNYALNLLLWQKRKAAYATLCLLQSIVSIASVWLSLVFFHGGLTALFYCIIGSTSLAALVGIMLVAKQLTASVLPVNTTLLKTLLRLGLPFALTAFFSQLLPSVDRLFLLHFGYGDKLASYVLAAKLGSLVNFGTSAFVLAFTPFSLAKLNEESAEEELSNLFRVVSTIAFLAVPFLLLFKNLLITFFADASYQDAAAFLPFFFLGWVFDLFYYFTVLGIYRSQKTHLSLVLFFSGFVLISLFNFLLVPQLGLYGAALSFCLCKAAVFFLSLVWLQKHFHLRIHAGSFVLAFAVSVVCSYAVYRLPLLVNVFVFTPLLFAVVFYLCKRK
- a CDS encoding glycosyltransferase encodes the protein MNLTAMKIGILGNMNNMYFSMARYLADEGYDCELLIFDNEPLHFRPHADTFEGQYRLVVKQVDWGDPAHFLKKRTKAAADLAAYDFLIGNGAAPAFVHAAGRVIDLFVPYGEDLYRYPFSHFVHPVRQLSYWTMAWHQLRGIRQSPHILFDKTNPEFDKVFERLKYRGNRITNPPPLFYSKEYDECLLQQEQKNPHFTELQELRNQNELLVLQHIRQIWKNRRDPWNMKGNDRLIRGYAQFLSNNSLRKTKLLLFEYGDDVESTKKLIAELKLQEHVRWFPKSLRKDLMLFIKASDVVVGELYYAWNTYCVALETLAMAKPFIHNRNDAYLADAYPELYPMFQASSPDCICRALESVAQNKEAAAEMGCKGRAWFEKYCVQEPLQKIGQLIEAKQKALHGQKSF
- a CDS encoding NAD-dependent epimerase/dehydratase family protein, whose protein sequence is MVNLRNKKVLVTGGAGFVGSNLVRTLVQKHGATVTVLDDLFTGDERNLAGVKYQFIHGSVENKSLVNDCVKGKDFVFHLASRNIIISNYDPCGDLNVNVIGSYNIFEACLEHNVKRVVYSSTSSVYGNPQILPVQEDDPKSFLNFYSASKYSAEVYAKTFYAVFNLPVTVLRYSNIYGDYQTPSNPYCGVIGKFMAAALAGEPLKVHGDGLQTRDYTYINDAVNATIAAAFHPKAIGEDYNIGTGVQTSVLEVAQAVIKLAGSRSVIQHVENRDIDNIRNRCICVAKAMEQFQYRPVFSIEEGLKATLQWAMQLTKTSTPPVLSNSLTA
- a CDS encoding sensor histidine kinase, whose amino-acid sequence is METFDLEQLFSQAPVAICIVSGPNYKVELVNERMLEFLGRTKEIIGKPLGNSLTEIKQQGLLNILERVQQTGQSVYLSNFSAVIIINGKREPRYFDLVFKPYFLLPTDKTPNAIFCVAHNVTEQVLGLQSLEEEKQRTALALEVGELGIITTDWNANVVRADKRTAEIFELEDGYTVDGYINRIHPDDRKLRDKAVLKGQADGSFEFEARLLVESGIRWVRCKGMIQKNADGQTKGSFAVVQDITAQKEFTLALHNRVEERTAELEAATTLLLQSNRELSEANQRLEEFTRAASHDLKEPVRKMQIFSSRLGEILQNRLTGEENLMLQRLQRAAERMSLLVDDLLAYSQLGQASMKKETIDLNQKIRSILEDLEVLIKEKSAIIETENLPTLEGYRIQLQQLFQNLLTNALKYTKPGVPARVKINSRMLTGNEVAIPLPAASQQKLFHLIEVSDNGIGFHQQEAERIFHAFTRLHGNKEYTGAGIGLSIAKKVMDIHGGYIYAKGEPGIGARFCLLFPMDNGK